A single window of Cellulomonas sp. WB94 DNA harbors:
- a CDS encoding NUDIX domain-containing protein produces the protein MARTDYYDDPDAPTPNSVVPAAVGCITDDEGRLLLEHRVDNDLWALPGGTHDFGESIVETVVREVREETGLDVEVTGLVGTYTDPKHLIAYTDGEVRQQFTLSFRCRVLGGTLEKDSESQELRWVARDELDGLRIHPSMRKRIEHFFEERAEPYLG, from the coding sequence ATGGCACGCACCGACTACTACGACGACCCCGACGCGCCGACGCCCAACAGCGTGGTCCCGGCCGCCGTCGGCTGCATCACCGATGACGAGGGACGGCTGCTGCTCGAGCACCGCGTGGACAACGACCTGTGGGCGCTACCCGGCGGCACCCACGACTTCGGCGAGTCCATCGTCGAGACCGTCGTGCGCGAGGTGCGCGAGGAGACCGGGCTCGACGTCGAAGTGACCGGGCTGGTCGGCACCTACACCGACCCCAAGCACCTCATCGCCTACACCGACGGCGAGGTGCGCCAGCAGTTCACGCTGTCGTTCCGATGCCGGGTGCTCGGTGGGACGCTGGAGAAGGACTCCGAGAGCCAGGAGCTGCGCTGGGTTGCGCGGGACGAGCTCGACGGGCTCCGCATCCACCCGTCGATGCGGAAGCGGATCGAGCACTTCTTCGAGGAGCGGGCCGAGCCCTACCTCGGCTGA
- a CDS encoding XRE family transcriptional regulator produces the protein MKNIRLETAMHAKGLNPARLAEIVGADQKTVERWISTGRVPREDNQWSVASTLVVEPSYLWPLRDDDPAPATGASELVAVYPHRGEVPRHLWTGLINGPTTSIRVLVYAGLPWFETDPTVLEDLRARADAGVKIRLALGDPDCAAVALRGQEEHIDMAARIRNALHVIGRLVDHPGIEVRLHDTTLYASLYMADNELLANHHILGVPAAQAPIAHLRRAPGGFLFDRYCQGFDQAWAGAREYHRAEA, from the coding sequence ATGAAGAACATCCGGCTCGAGACGGCGATGCACGCCAAGGGCCTGAACCCGGCGCGGTTGGCGGAGATCGTCGGCGCGGACCAGAAGACGGTCGAGCGGTGGATCAGCACCGGCAGGGTTCCGCGGGAGGACAACCAGTGGAGTGTCGCGTCGACGCTCGTCGTCGAGCCGTCGTACCTGTGGCCACTGCGAGACGACGACCCAGCCCCCGCGACCGGCGCGAGCGAGCTCGTCGCGGTCTACCCCCACCGCGGCGAGGTGCCGCGCCACCTGTGGACTGGGCTGATCAACGGCCCGACAACCTCAATCAGGGTGCTCGTCTACGCAGGTCTGCCGTGGTTCGAGACCGACCCGACGGTTCTGGAGGACCTGCGCGCCCGGGCCGACGCCGGAGTCAAGATCCGCCTCGCGCTCGGCGACCCCGACTGCGCAGCCGTCGCCCTGCGCGGGCAAGAAGAGCACATCGACATGGCGGCCCGGATCCGCAACGCGCTCCACGTCATCGGGCGGCTCGTCGACCACCCCGGCATCGAAGTCCGCCTCCACGACACGACCCTGTACGCCTCGCTGTACATGGCCGACAACGAGCTGCTGGCCAACCACCACATCCTCGGCGTGCCCGCCGCGCAGGCGCCGATCGCCCACCTGCGCCGAGCACCAGGCGGATTCCTGTTCGATCGCTACTGTCAAGGATTCGACCAGGCATGGGCCGGCGCCCGCGAGTACCACCGAGCGGAGGCATGA